A genomic region of Nitrosomonas ureae contains the following coding sequences:
- the yajC gene encoding preprotein translocase subunit YajC, whose product MMLINDAFAQAASSTAQSDAGWVTLLPMIGILVLFYFLLIRPQAKRAKEHKQMVEELQRGDEVITNGGILGQILNVSEAYVIIEIAPAMEVTVLKSSVQTLLPKGTLKSIEPKSKVLKSKTTKSATSESNKAETVDETAEVITAEVDKNIEKK is encoded by the coding sequence ATGATGCTGATTAATGATGCATTTGCACAGGCGGCTTCTTCAACAGCGCAAAGTGATGCAGGCTGGGTCACCTTATTACCGATGATCGGTATACTTGTTTTATTTTACTTTCTGCTCATTCGTCCGCAAGCTAAGCGTGCCAAAGAACATAAGCAAATGGTGGAAGAATTGCAAAGAGGCGATGAGGTTATTACCAATGGTGGTATCTTGGGGCAAATACTCAATGTGAGCGAAGCTTACGTTATTATCGAAATTGCTCCGGCTATGGAGGTCACGGTACTTAAATCCTCGGTGCAAACTTTATTGCCTAAAGGAACGCTGAAGAGCATTGAACCGAAAAGCAAGGTGCTCAAATCAAAAACGACGAAATCAGCAACATCTGAAAGTAATAAAGCTGAAACTGTTGATGAAACTGCAGAAGTCATTACCGCTGAAGTTGATAAAAATATCGAAAAGAAATAA
- the secD gene encoding protein translocase subunit SecD → MNRYALWQYLIIAVSLLLGLLYTLPNFYGESPAIQISPIRISISSDTALLQRVEDTLKQANLEMNGIFLEEGSIKVRFADTDLQMKAKDLLESALGSEYIIALNLLPNSPRWLTNLGALPMYLGLDLRGGVHFMLAVDMEGALEKSLDRYSIDIRSTLREKRISYTGLEKQSKKLVVKFRDVESRSKAEAELKSNFEDFALNIEDVDNRYHLIATIKPEVQIRMQDSAVMQNITTLRNRVNELGVAEPIIQKAGVDRVIVQLPGVQDTAKAKDILGRTATLEVRMVDDEHDLDAALRGRVPVGTELHQERGGSPILVKKQVLLTGERITDAQPGFDKDNQPAVHISLDNNGSRIFKQLTRENVGRRMAILLIEKNTAEVVTAPVIREEIGGGRVQISGRMTSLEARDVALLLRAGALAAPMDIIEERTVGPSLGADNIARGFNSTLYGFLAVAIFIMVYYTAFGVISAIALGFNLLLLVGLLSIMQATLTLPGMAALALTVGMAIDANVLINERIRDELRAGASPQLAIHAGYERAFGTILDSNITTLIAGIALFAFGSGPVKGFAVVLCLGILTSVFTAIFVSRGMVNFIYGNLRKLDNVPIGMVWIPKNDSSVNGVTDFFPENEAAEIIMSTKSRRSEQTDQSNVKPDGAVGQTSVMVEDESLVESSTKIETVSNAVNKAKSKRKSADTKKNR, encoded by the coding sequence ATGAACCGCTACGCACTTTGGCAGTACCTGATTATTGCGGTTTCACTGCTACTCGGCTTACTTTACACTTTGCCGAATTTTTATGGCGAATCTCCAGCAATACAGATTTCTCCTATACGAATTTCTATAAGCTCCGATACAGCATTGTTGCAACGGGTTGAAGACACATTAAAACAAGCCAATCTTGAGATGAATGGAATTTTTCTTGAGGAAGGCAGCATTAAGGTTCGTTTTGCCGATACCGATTTGCAGATGAAAGCGAAAGATTTACTAGAATCCGCGCTCGGCAGCGAATATATCATTGCGTTGAACCTGCTTCCCAATTCTCCGCGATGGCTTACAAATCTGGGTGCCTTGCCAATGTATCTGGGATTGGATCTGCGTGGTGGGGTACATTTCATGCTTGCGGTTGATATGGAAGGAGCGCTTGAGAAGTCACTCGATCGTTATAGTATCGATATACGCAGCACATTGCGCGAGAAGAGGATTTCATACACCGGACTTGAAAAGCAAAGTAAGAAACTGGTCGTAAAGTTTCGTGATGTTGAATCACGCTCAAAGGCAGAAGCGGAATTAAAATCAAATTTTGAGGATTTCGCATTAAATATAGAAGATGTCGATAATCGATATCATCTTATTGCCACGATCAAACCGGAGGTTCAAATACGCATGCAGGATTCTGCCGTAATGCAGAACATCACTACACTGCGTAACCGTGTTAATGAATTAGGTGTCGCTGAGCCTATCATTCAGAAAGCTGGTGTAGATCGCGTGATTGTTCAATTACCGGGTGTGCAAGACACTGCCAAAGCAAAAGATATTTTGGGACGGACGGCTACGTTGGAAGTTCGTATGGTTGATGACGAGCATGATCTTGATGCGGCCTTACGTGGCAGGGTTCCTGTTGGAACAGAGCTGCACCAGGAGCGTGGGGGCAGTCCCATTCTCGTTAAAAAACAGGTTCTGCTTACTGGTGAACGCATTACCGATGCGCAACCAGGCTTTGATAAGGATAATCAACCGGCAGTACACATCAGCCTGGATAATAATGGATCGCGCATTTTTAAACAATTAACGCGTGAGAATGTCGGTAGAAGAATGGCCATTCTGTTGATAGAAAAAAATACAGCAGAAGTCGTAACCGCACCGGTTATTCGTGAAGAGATCGGCGGTGGACGGGTTCAGATCAGTGGGCGTATGACCAGCTTGGAGGCGCGGGATGTTGCGCTATTATTGCGTGCAGGTGCATTAGCTGCGCCCATGGATATTATTGAGGAACGCACTGTTGGTCCAAGCTTGGGTGCGGATAATATTGCCCGAGGGTTTAATTCAACCTTGTATGGATTTCTCGCCGTTGCCATTTTCATCATGGTCTATTACACAGCGTTTGGCGTTATTTCTGCTATTGCGCTTGGATTCAACTTGTTGTTACTGGTCGGTTTATTATCGATCATGCAAGCAACATTGACCTTGCCAGGAATGGCTGCACTGGCTTTAACAGTAGGTATGGCAATCGATGCCAATGTGCTGATTAATGAACGTATCAGAGATGAGTTGCGGGCTGGCGCTTCTCCGCAACTGGCGATTCACGCAGGATATGAACGGGCGTTTGGCACCATTCTGGATTCTAATATTACCACCCTGATTGCAGGCATTGCTTTATTTGCGTTTGGTTCTGGACCGGTCAAGGGCTTTGCTGTAGTGCTGTGTCTGGGTATTTTGACGTCCGTGTTTACAGCGATTTTTGTGTCTAGAGGTATGGTTAATTTTATTTATGGAAATCTTCGCAAACTCGACAATGTTCCTATCGGAATGGTCTGGATACCGAAGAACGATTCTTCAGTTAATGGAGTAACCGATTTTTTCCCCGAGAACGAGGCTGCTGAAATTATAATGAGCACAAAATCCAGGCGCAGCGAACAGACCGATCAGAGCAATGTAAAACCGGATGGTGCTGTGGGTCAAACATCAGTCATGGTTGAGGACGAAAGCTTGGTAGAAAGCTCAACTAAAATCGAAACAGTTTCTAATGCTGTTAATAAGGCTAAAAGTAAACGTAAATCAGCCGACACCAAAAAGAACAGATAG
- the secF gene encoding protein translocase subunit SecF encodes MELFRFKHTIPFMKWRRVGAVISIATFILSVFFISTKGLNLGVDFTGGTVLEVGYSQPADLEKIRGVLTGLEMSDASVQNFGTSREVLIRLPIKPEFSSAQLSEIVLNALRGVDSSVEMRRVEFVGPQVGQELLENGALALLFVSLGIVAYLAIRFEWKFGIAGIIANLHDVIIILGFFAFFQWEFSLTVLAAVLAILGYSVNESVVIFDRIRENFRKLRKASVTQVIDGAITQTMSRTIITHGSTQMVVIAMLIFGGEVLYYFSLALTIGILFGIYSSIMVGSSIIVLLGVKREDLLKPEKKPLENDGAVV; translated from the coding sequence ATGGAATTATTTAGATTTAAGCATACCATTCCCTTCATGAAGTGGAGACGGGTGGGTGCAGTCATTTCAATCGCAACGTTTATTCTTTCAGTCTTTTTTATCTCGACGAAGGGGCTCAACCTGGGTGTGGATTTCACAGGAGGAACAGTACTTGAAGTTGGTTATAGTCAGCCCGCAGACTTGGAAAAAATACGTGGTGTATTGACAGGTCTCGAGATGTCGGATGCAAGTGTACAAAATTTTGGTACCTCACGAGAAGTTTTAATACGATTGCCTATCAAACCAGAGTTTTCCAGTGCTCAATTATCTGAAATTGTTTTAAATGCGCTGCGCGGAGTTGATTCTTCGGTTGAAATGAGGCGGGTGGAATTTGTTGGTCCGCAAGTAGGTCAGGAGTTATTGGAAAATGGTGCTCTCGCTTTGTTATTCGTTTCATTAGGCATCGTGGCATATCTGGCTATACGATTTGAGTGGAAATTTGGCATAGCAGGCATTATTGCAAATTTACATGATGTTATTATCATTCTCGGTTTCTTTGCCTTTTTTCAATGGGAGTTTTCATTGACTGTACTGGCTGCCGTTTTAGCTATACTGGGCTACTCAGTGAACGAATCAGTAGTTATTTTTGATCGTATTCGAGAAAATTTTCGTAAGCTTCGGAAAGCTTCGGTGACGCAAGTAATTGATGGCGCAATTACGCAAACTATGTCGCGTACGATTATCACGCATGGCAGTACACAAATGGTTGTAATTGCAATGCTCATATTTGGTGGTGAAGTACTGTATTATTTTTCGTTAGCTCTGACGATCGGCATACTATTTGGCATTTACTCCTCAATTATGGTGGGCAGTTCTATCATCGTACTTCTTGGCGTCAAGCGCGAGGATCTACTTAAGCCGGAGAAAAAGCCATTGGAAAATGATGGAGCAGTTGTATAG
- a CDS encoding cell division protein ZapA: MNNSIFNVNIIGRELSIVCTDKECEELQLAAVYLDNKIKDIKAEEKIIDSDHIEIIAMLKITHELLILRNITSFDMDEFKRRIITLEKKVDEAIAMEA; encoded by the coding sequence ATGAATAACTCTATATTCAATGTAAATATTATTGGTCGTGAACTCAGTATCGTATGCACTGACAAAGAATGTGAAGAACTTCAACTCGCTGCCGTTTATCTAGACAATAAAATAAAAGATATCAAAGCGGAAGAAAAAATTATCGATTCCGATCACATCGAGATCATTGCAATGCTTAAAATTACACATGAATTGTTAATATTAAGAAACATCACAAGTTTTGACATGGATGAATTTAAGCGTAGAATTATTACTCTAGAAAAGAAAGTTGATGAAGCAATAGCAATGGAAGCTTAG
- a CDS encoding cell division protein ZipA C-terminal FtsZ-binding domain-containing protein, which produces MSDLQVSLIIIGVIIIVAVAVFNWLQQLRYRREIQAAFDHKHDDILLDTHHSDEPFQRIEPKFNKKFSDVALDSLTQADDQVDLPPIESKKTSVTPPAHSTINIPQTSTPINSATTSPLIDYDSNTNYIVNIRSDSVIANTHIAKLLQRKFDFGKPVYWLGQQDKNEPWEEISNESNVDSDGYCHLKGCLQLADRAGPISEVNLSKFRDLVLDFASQVNASAECPDIVSAHEKAVMLDKFCAEVDVMIGINIISKDDGAFAGTKIRALAEASGFRLETDGLFKYRDDSNNILFTLNNYESSPFLPENIKALTTHGVTFLLDVPRVAHGERVFDQMTHLAKIFSNTLGGIVVDDNRVPLSDSGFQKSKQQLLEIQTLMKNNHINAGSPSALRLFI; this is translated from the coding sequence ATGAGTGATTTGCAGGTAAGTTTAATCATTATCGGCGTCATAATTATCGTTGCCGTTGCCGTTTTCAACTGGCTGCAACAACTGCGTTATCGTCGGGAAATACAAGCAGCATTTGATCATAAACATGACGATATCCTTTTAGACACACATCATTCTGACGAACCTTTTCAACGTATTGAACCAAAATTCAATAAAAAATTTTCAGATGTAGCGCTTGATTCTTTGACTCAAGCTGATGATCAAGTTGATTTGCCACCGATTGAATCAAAAAAAACATCGGTTACACCCCCTGCACATTCAACAATCAATATTCCCCAAACAAGCACCCCTATTAATTCTGCAACAACCTCACCGCTGATTGACTATGACAGTAATACTAATTACATCGTTAATATTCGATCAGACTCAGTTATTGCCAATACTCACATTGCCAAGCTATTACAAAGAAAATTTGACTTTGGAAAACCAGTTTATTGGTTGGGGCAACAGGATAAAAATGAACCATGGGAAGAAATTTCCAATGAATCCAATGTGGATAGTGACGGTTACTGTCATTTGAAAGGCTGCTTACAGCTTGCCGACAGGGCCGGCCCTATCAGTGAGGTTAATTTGTCCAAATTCAGGGACTTGGTTCTAGATTTTGCATCACAGGTAAATGCTTCTGCTGAATGTCCTGATATTGTGAGTGCGCATGAGAAAGCCGTTATGCTCGATAAGTTTTGTGCTGAAGTCGATGTCATGATAGGCATTAATATCATTAGCAAAGACGACGGTGCATTTGCTGGTACTAAGATTCGGGCACTGGCAGAAGCTTCCGGATTCAGACTCGAAACAGATGGATTATTCAAATATCGCGATGATAGTAATAATATTCTGTTTACATTGAATAATTATGAATCATCTCCGTTCCTGCCTGAGAATATTAAAGCATTAACTACGCATGGTGTAACTTTCCTGTTGGATGTCCCAAGAGTTGCCCATGGAGAAAGAGTATTTGATCAAATGACACATTTGGCCAAGATTTTCTCCAATACCCTTGGTGGAATTGTAGTTGATGATAATCGAGTTCCGTTAAGCGATAGTGGATTTCAAAAAAGTAAACAGCAATTGCTGGAAATACAAACTTTAATGAAAAATAATCATATTAACGCAGGTAGTCCTAGCGCCTTACGATTATTTATTTAA
- the smc gene encoding chromosome segregation protein SMC, giving the protein MRLAYIKLAGFKSFAEPTTVPISHDLVGIVGPNGCGKSNVIDAVRWVLGESKASALRGDSMQDVIFSGSENRKAIGRASVEIIFDNHLNKITGQWSSYTEIAIKRVLHRNGTSSYFINNLQVRRRDISDLFLGTGVGSHGYAIIEQGMISRIIEAKPLELKNFLEEAAGISQYRERRHDTSLRLTETRKNLIRLEDIHQELKTQLQRLEIQADTAMQYQLLQDAAHKSQSLLWLQRRTDAMHQRDAAKKEIQKFETELSITLSAQHTAEKNYETARKKEQTINEQLLQIQGKLYSADAEIGRLQQEITYLRNTQDRLTKQIQQNDAKLQENHQLKETKSENLQHWQQEKTDAELSHQCSILAYNEENNKLPAVETEFFNRQKKLNAYRDSLLILEQTNQLEENHLLHAKKNIQQLETRFVRLSNEQNELISIESSMLTKLQLEVAHIERALKDGILKCQNLENHLSDATKNKQHITDNIQALQHTLSQAIARFSALNDLQKKLNNNQDLSTWLSKHKLNLLPRLWQKIHIPPEWENALEAVLRERLNSIECEQLDYVLNWTNDAPNLKWTIFDKNQPNLSDAVPQSATHNLLGCKKLLVFLTVAQPEIWQVLENWLYAVYVTEDTKEGLIKRVALKPDEIIVTRQGHIITHNSFTFYAPNSDFHGVLSRQQELIQIQTEIDQHELSLQKQRILLSKAEHQHIELASTLKSVNENNKQLQEQCHKQQLEVVKLTQVNERTTHRNEQINFELTEIRRALDHEISLQKSAKTRFENNLIQIETLRNDEKQAQSTWEATNRALINLRQKILQSTHEAQETAFHVKTCQNKIIEIEIHIQSIEADLQKLMENHTNLVGEKEKLDTSRINTQLQDIQAQRKLVEQTTLQVRHEASNIVKELQKIENIRITSEQKSYSLRETISKFQLKEQAAAITMSQFDALINEADVEVELLLPLLNKKNTTALQSEIDQINTKIAELGSVNLGALKELEIARARESNLLVQLHDIGAAIATLDNAIQQIDRETQNRLNDTFYLINKYLDEIFPVIFTGGRARLEFCDNKILDSGLLLMAQPPGKKNSSIHLLSGGEKALTALALIFSLFRLNPAPFCLLDEVDAPLDDNNTKRFCEIVKNMTRHTQFLFISHNKITMEMAQRLIGVTMQEQGVSRIVTVDLSDAISLGKRDKQTVTN; this is encoded by the coding sequence TTGCGCCTCGCCTATATCAAGTTAGCCGGTTTCAAGTCTTTTGCAGAACCAACTACCGTTCCAATTTCCCATGATCTGGTAGGTATTGTCGGCCCGAATGGCTGCGGAAAATCAAACGTCATCGATGCTGTACGGTGGGTTTTGGGAGAATCAAAAGCTTCAGCCCTAAGGGGAGATTCGATGCAAGATGTTATTTTCTCAGGATCGGAGAATCGAAAAGCAATTGGGCGTGCCAGTGTTGAAATTATATTTGATAATCACTTAAACAAAATTACTGGTCAATGGTCCAGCTATACCGAAATTGCAATAAAACGTGTTCTTCACCGAAATGGTACTTCAAGTTATTTCATTAACAACCTTCAGGTTCGGCGACGTGATATTTCTGATCTTTTCTTAGGTACCGGCGTGGGTAGTCATGGCTATGCCATCATTGAACAAGGCATGATCTCACGGATCATTGAAGCAAAGCCACTGGAATTAAAAAATTTTCTAGAAGAAGCTGCTGGAATTTCTCAGTACCGAGAAAGAAGGCACGATACTTCGTTGCGTCTGACTGAAACCCGAAAAAATCTAATACGCTTGGAAGATATTCATCAGGAGTTAAAAACCCAGTTGCAACGCCTGGAGATACAAGCGGATACTGCCATGCAGTACCAATTGCTGCAAGATGCAGCGCATAAATCCCAATCTTTGCTGTGGTTACAACGCAGAACCGACGCTATGCATCAACGCGATGCTGCAAAAAAAGAAATTCAAAAATTTGAAACGGAATTGAGCATCACACTCTCGGCTCAACACACTGCAGAAAAAAATTACGAAACTGCGCGCAAAAAAGAACAGACTATCAATGAACAATTGCTTCAAATACAAGGGAAATTATATTCTGCCGATGCTGAAATAGGACGCCTGCAACAAGAAATTACCTATTTAAGAAACACACAAGATCGCTTAACAAAACAAATTCAGCAAAATGATGCTAAGCTCCAGGAAAACCATCAATTAAAAGAAACAAAATCAGAAAATCTTCAGCACTGGCAACAAGAAAAAACGGATGCTGAGCTATCTCACCAATGCAGTATCCTCGCTTATAACGAGGAAAATAATAAACTTCCTGCTGTTGAGACTGAGTTCTTCAACCGTCAGAAAAAACTGAACGCATACCGAGACAGTCTTTTAATTCTTGAACAAACCAATCAACTTGAAGAAAATCATCTTTTACATGCAAAAAAAAATATTCAACAGCTAGAAACTCGATTTGTGCGCTTATCCAATGAACAGAATGAGTTAATCTCAATTGAATCCTCCATGTTGACGAAGCTACAATTAGAAGTTGCACACATCGAACGCGCTTTAAAAGATGGAATTCTGAAATGTCAAAATTTAGAAAACCACCTGTCTGATGCAACCAAAAATAAACAACACATTACCGACAATATTCAAGCGCTGCAGCATACATTATCTCAGGCTATTGCCCGCTTTTCCGCACTGAATGACCTGCAGAAAAAACTTAATAATAATCAGGATCTCAGTACATGGCTCAGTAAACATAAATTGAATCTGTTACCCCGTTTATGGCAGAAAATACATATCCCGCCAGAATGGGAAAACGCTTTGGAGGCTGTATTACGCGAACGGCTCAACAGTATCGAATGCGAACAACTGGATTATGTTTTAAACTGGACAAATGATGCCCCAAACTTAAAATGGACAATTTTTGATAAGAATCAGCCCAATTTATCGGATGCGGTACCACAATCAGCAACTCATAACCTCTTAGGCTGTAAGAAGTTACTTGTTTTCCTCACGGTTGCTCAACCTGAAATCTGGCAGGTTTTAGAAAATTGGCTATACGCGGTTTATGTCACAGAAGACACGAAAGAAGGTCTTATCAAGCGCGTAGCTTTAAAACCGGATGAAATAATTGTAACTCGGCAAGGACATATTATTACTCATAATAGCTTTACCTTTTATGCGCCTAACTCGGATTTCCACGGTGTATTGTCTAGACAGCAAGAACTTATACAAATACAAACAGAAATTGATCAACACGAATTATCTCTGCAGAAACAGCGCATTTTATTATCTAAGGCAGAACACCAGCATATAGAACTGGCAAGTACTCTCAAATCGGTTAACGAGAATAACAAACAATTGCAGGAACAATGCCACAAACAACAACTTGAGGTCGTTAAACTTACCCAGGTCAATGAGCGCACGACACACCGCAATGAGCAAATTAACTTCGAATTGACTGAGATCAGGCGAGCGCTGGATCATGAGATTTCACTGCAGAAATCTGCAAAAACAAGATTTGAAAATAATTTGATACAAATCGAAACACTTAGAAATGATGAGAAACAAGCTCAATCCACTTGGGAAGCAACCAATCGTGCACTTATAAATTTACGCCAAAAAATATTGCAATCCACACACGAAGCACAAGAAACTGCTTTTCATGTTAAAACTTGCCAGAACAAAATCATTGAGATTGAAATTCACATTCAATCTATTGAAGCAGATCTTCAAAAGCTTATGGAAAATCATACTAACTTAGTCGGGGAAAAAGAAAAACTAGATACAAGTCGAATCAATACCCAGTTACAAGATATTCAAGCGCAACGCAAATTAGTGGAACAAACCACATTACAGGTTCGCCACGAGGCCAGTAATATCGTAAAAGAATTACAGAAAATAGAAAATATTCGCATAACATCGGAACAAAAATCTTACTCATTGCGAGAAACCATAAGTAAATTCCAACTCAAGGAGCAAGCGGCAGCAATTACAATGAGCCAATTTGACGCACTAATCAATGAGGCAGACGTTGAAGTGGAATTGCTGTTACCACTCCTTAATAAAAAAAATACGACAGCATTACAATCCGAGATTGATCAGATCAATACAAAAATTGCAGAGCTCGGTTCCGTCAATCTCGGGGCACTAAAGGAACTTGAAATTGCACGTGCACGAGAATCCAATTTACTGGTACAGTTACATGATATAGGTGCGGCCATTGCTACGTTGGATAATGCCATTCAACAGATTGATCGCGAGACCCAAAACCGCTTGAACGACACTTTCTATCTAATAAACAAATACCTGGATGAAATTTTTCCAGTTATTTTTACGGGAGGAAGAGCGCGGCTTGAATTTTGTGACAATAAAATTCTCGATTCAGGCTTACTGCTGATGGCACAACCGCCAGGAAAAAAGAACAGTTCTATACATTTATTATCCGGTGGAGAAAAAGCGCTAACAGCATTGGCATTGATTTTTTCATTATTCCGATTAAATCCGGCTCCATTTTGCTTATTGGATGAAGTAGACGCCCCCCTTGATGACAACAATACCAAGCGATTTTGCGAAATAGTAAAAAATATGACCCGCCACACCCAATTTTTATTTATCAGTCATAACAAGATAACCATGGAGATGGCACAACGATTAATTGGCGTTACAATGCAAGAACAAGGTGTATCAAGAATAGTAACTGTCGATCTCTCTGATGCTATTAGTTTGGGGAAACGCGATAAACAGACCGTAACCAATTGA
- the queF gene encoding preQ(1) synthase — protein MASKPEKNLETFPNPFINRDYHIHMEIPEFTCLCPKTGQPDFATLILDYVPDKKCIELKSLKLYIWSYRNDGVFHEAVTNLILDDLIAALKPRYIRLIARFYVRGGIFTNIIVDHRKKGWKSKSMIPMVELSGKLNFRE, from the coding sequence ATGGCTAGCAAACCTGAGAAAAACCTTGAAACATTTCCAAATCCATTTATTAATCGGGATTATCACATTCATATGGAAATTCCTGAATTTACTTGTTTGTGTCCCAAAACAGGACAGCCAGATTTTGCGACTCTGATTCTGGATTATGTTCCGGATAAAAAATGCATTGAACTTAAAAGCTTAAAATTGTATATCTGGTCATACCGGAATGATGGTGTATTTCATGAAGCGGTGACAAACTTAATTCTTGATGACCTCATCGCAGCTTTGAAGCCGAGATATATTCGATTGATAGCGCGTTTTTATGTGCGTGGTGGCATTTTTACAAATATTATCGTGGATCATCGCAAAAAAGGATGGAAGTCTAAGTCTATGATTCCTATGGTAGAGCTATCGGGGAAGTTAAATTTTCGAGAATGA
- a CDS encoding LysM peptidoglycan-binding domain-containing protein — MIIKRNVISAILFLLISAASSFLSFNAFADRLLHDKAQHSSNVWERIRNGFALALPPSPNNKAVRKIALNYIQNPQAFNSIVANGERYLFYIMEEVERRGMPMEIALLPIIESAYDPLIKSNSQTAGLWQFIPETGRILGLEQNVWHDDRRDIVASTQAALDYLQYLYQRFDNWKLALAAYNLGEGAVGKILAKHMHKGRAVNFYDVNLPVEVKHYVYKILAVKDIVANAKKYGIQLRSIPNRPYFDTVKIHEHIDIPLVTRLANISEIEFTALNPAYNRYVIKVNNEPRTLLIPREKKEIFVRNLETYHDPRVSWQFYRVKKGEKISEIATRHETTVKQLQTINGIARNKNLTLGQKILVPQIVAGNQITRSSWKKQMQRNQSVVYVVKKGDTLYEIAKRYRTTVDQIKHWNNSDENLSIGQKLVMLRG; from the coding sequence ATGATTATAAAAAGAAATGTCATTTCTGCTATATTATTCTTACTGATTTCTGCTGCGTCTTCTTTTTTATCGTTTAATGCATTTGCAGACCGGTTATTGCACGATAAAGCTCAGCATAGTTCAAATGTGTGGGAACGTATTCGTAACGGGTTTGCATTGGCACTCCCACCTTCCCCGAATAATAAAGCAGTTCGCAAGATTGCGCTCAATTATATACAGAATCCCCAGGCATTTAACAGCATTGTCGCAAATGGTGAACGTTATTTGTTTTATATAATGGAGGAAGTTGAGCGCCGGGGAATGCCTATGGAAATAGCATTGCTACCGATAATAGAAAGCGCTTATGATCCTTTGATAAAATCAAATAGCCAAACAGCGGGACTGTGGCAATTTATTCCGGAAACAGGGCGAATCCTGGGCTTGGAACAGAATGTTTGGCATGACGACCGGCGCGACATCGTGGCATCAACTCAGGCGGCTCTTGATTATCTTCAATATCTGTATCAAAGATTCGATAATTGGAAGCTGGCATTAGCGGCTTATAATCTGGGCGAAGGCGCTGTAGGTAAAATTCTGGCAAAGCACATGCACAAAGGAAGGGCCGTTAATTTTTATGATGTAAATTTACCGGTTGAGGTAAAGCATTATGTTTACAAGATATTGGCCGTAAAGGATATTGTTGCTAATGCTAAAAAATATGGTATACAGCTACGGTCAATACCTAATCGCCCGTATTTTGATACTGTAAAGATTCATGAACACATCGATATTCCGCTCGTTACACGCCTTGCTAATATCTCCGAGATTGAATTCACAGCGTTAAATCCGGCTTATAATCGTTACGTTATCAAAGTCAATAATGAGCCTCGTACTTTATTGATACCCAGAGAAAAAAAAGAGATATTTGTTAGAAATCTGGAAACTTATCATGATCCTCGAGTTTCATGGCAATTTTATCGAGTCAAGAAAGGAGAAAAAATTAGTGAGATTGCTACCCGGCATGAGACTACGGTAAAACAGCTACAAACAATCAATGGGATTGCTCGAAACAAAAATCTTACACTAGGCCAGAAAATATTAGTGCCTCAAATTGTGGCAGGTAATCAAATAACTCGATCATCCTGGAAGAAACAGATGCAACGTAACCAATCTGTTGTTTATGTTGTGAAAAAAGGTGATACCTTGTATGAAATTGCAAAGCGCTATCGCACAACAGTTGATCAAATTAAACACTGGAATAATAGCGATGAAAATTTGTCAATAGGTCAGAAACTGGTCATGCTAAGAGGCTAA